In Caballeronia sp. TF1N1, the DNA window GCGGTGTTTTTGGCGATGCGAACTGACGGCCATGACGACTCACTATATCGACATCACGTTACGACCCGATCCGGAGTTTAGCCGTGTGCATCTGCTTGGCGCTTTGGTGGCGAAACTGCATCGCGCGTTGGTGGAGTTTCGTGCGGACGACATCGGGATTAGCTTTCCGCAATACAGTTTGAGCCCGCGTTTTCTGGGCGATGTGTTGCGCCTGCATGGCGACGAATCGCGATTGCAGGAGCTGATGGCACGCGGTTGGATGCAGGGTATGCGGGATCATGTGAAGCTTACCGACGTTATGCGCGTTCCGTCGGGGGCGATGCATCGCGTCATACAGCGGCGTCAATTTAAAACCAATGTCGAGCGGATGCGTCGGCGTCGAATGCGACGTAAGGGCGAGACGGAAGCGCAGGCCGCTGCGGCGATTCCGGACACGGTCGAGCGTCGGCCTGATTTGCCTTACGTGCATTTACGTAGCGCGAGTACAGGGCAGCCGTTTTGTTTGTTTGTCGATCAAAAGGGCGAGGTGGCTGCGAGCGTGCCGGGGACGTTTAATAGTTATGGGTTGAGTTGCGGAGCAACTGTGCCGTGGTTCTAAACCCTTTTTCTGGAGCGCTGGTTTGTTGATTGGGAAATCAATGAGTTAGCGATATAGGGAGAATTTGGGTTGGTTCGGCGAGAACGGTGTCTTTTGTTGAGTAATCAAGGGGATGGCGTTTAAGTCGGCTAGTTTGCTGCCGCGTAGGCAGCTGAGAAATGTCGCAAGCGCGATCGCGGTGCGTTCGTCGTGTTTGCTGCCGCGTAGGCAGCTGAGAAAAACAGATACCGCAGGTTTTCCGCTAGTGCGTTTGTTTGCTGCCGCGTAGGCAGCTGAGAAAATGCGCCGGTCGCGCCGTCGGGGTCAAGCGCCGTTTGCTGCCGCGTAGGCAGCTGAGAAATGCGAAAGTTGCTGCGCAGAGACGCCAAGACAGTTTGCTGCCGCGTAGGCAGCTGAGAAAAAGGTATCGTCGTGCGTGATGCCGCGCTCAGTGTTTGCTGCCGCGTAGGCAGCTGAGAAATGGGAGTGAAGCTTGTGAAGGTCGGCGAGGAAGTTTGCTGCCGCGTAGGCAGCTGAGAAAGATTGCCTCGTCGAGTTCCGACTTGATGTAATGTTTGCTGCCGCGTAGGCAGCTGAGAAAATGCAGAAAGCTCATTACCCGCGGGATTTTGCCGTTTGCTGCCGCGTAGGCAGCTGAGAAATCGAGCTGGGCGTCGTCGGCGACTTCCACCTTGTTTGCTGCCGCGTAGGCAGCTGAGAAATGCTGAAGGCATATCAATGACAGTCGGCCAATGTTTGCTGCCGCGTAGGCAGCTGAGAAATGCATACTCGCGCGCGGGCGCATTGCCGGTCGGTTTGCTGCCGCGTAGGCAGCTGAGAAAGCGGTGATGTGCCGCGATTTCAACTGACTGGTGTTTGCTGCCGCGTAGGCAGCTGAGAAAGCTCAGCGCCGCGCAGATCGGTCAGGCTATGCAGTTTGCTG includes these proteins:
- the cas6f gene encoding type I-F CRISPR-associated endoribonuclease Cas6/Csy4, which translates into the protein MTTHYIDITLRPDPEFSRVHLLGALVAKLHRALVEFRADDIGISFPQYSLSPRFLGDVLRLHGDESRLQELMARGWMQGMRDHVKLTDVMRVPSGAMHRVIQRRQFKTNVERMRRRRMRRKGETEAQAAAAIPDTVERRPDLPYVHLRSASTGQPFCLFVDQKGEVAASVPGTFNSYGLSCGATVPWF